A window of the Corynebacterium minutissimum genome harbors these coding sequences:
- a CDS encoding undecaprenyl-diphosphate phosphatase: MTWMQVIVLSLVQGLTEFLPVSSSGHLRIVSTLFWGQDAGASFTAVIQLGTELAVIVYFAGMIWQILKGWFMGLANKDKRGQDYRMGWMVIVGSIPIGILGVLGKDLIRDNLRNLWITASMLVLFSFVFILAERMGKKTRSFEELTMRDAIVMGLCQCLALIPGVSRSGGTISGGLFLGLDREVATRFSFLLAIPAVMASGLFSLGDAFGPTVGQSATGMQLLVGTGIAFIVGYASIAWLLKFVGNHSFEWFAAYRIPVGIIVMILLALGVLVP, translated from the coding sequence ATGACATGGATGCAGGTCATTGTCCTGTCCCTTGTCCAAGGCCTCACCGAATTTTTGCCCGTCAGCTCTTCTGGCCACCTGCGTATCGTCTCTACGCTCTTCTGGGGGCAGGACGCAGGTGCTTCCTTTACCGCCGTCATTCAGCTCGGGACCGAGCTAGCCGTCATCGTGTATTTCGCCGGCATGATTTGGCAGATCCTCAAGGGCTGGTTCATGGGCCTTGCCAACAAGGACAAGCGCGGCCAGGACTACCGCATGGGGTGGATGGTGATCGTTGGCTCCATTCCTATTGGCATCCTAGGTGTTCTTGGCAAAGACTTGATTCGTGACAACCTGCGCAATCTGTGGATCACGGCTTCTATGTTGGTGCTTTTTTCATTCGTTTTTATCCTGGCTGAACGCATGGGTAAGAAGACTCGCAGCTTTGAGGAACTGACCATGCGCGATGCCATCGTTATGGGCTTGTGTCAGTGCCTTGCGCTGATCCCCGGTGTATCTCGCTCCGGCGGTACGATCTCCGGCGGCCTCTTTCTGGGCCTCGACCGTGAGGTAGCTACTCGTTTCAGCTTCCTTCTGGCCATTCCGGCGGTGATGGCTTCAGGGCTCTTCTCACTGGGGGACGCCTTCGGCCCCACCGTTGGTCAGTCCGCCACCGGTATGCAACTGCTCGTGGGAACAGGTATTGCCTTCATCGTGGGCTACGCCTCCATCGCGTGGTTGCTGAAGTTTGTGGGCAACCACTCCTTCGAGTGGTTCGCTGCTTACCGCATTCCCGTCGGCATTATCGTC
- a CDS encoding quinone-dependent dihydroorotate dehydrogenase: protein MQYSALDRARHAAYQVALKGMFRLSPERIHGIITMGLAGLQAVGPANRLLAKVLPVTDPMLQQEVFGVRFPRPLGLAAGFDKNASSPDVWAPMGFGYAELGTITPKAQPGNPAPRLFRLKPDKAILNRMGFNNEGALHAARNLRKRRYNDVIGINIGKNKVTTPEHAVDDYRQCASLLGDLVDFVVVNVSSPNTPGLRDLQAVESLRPIMEAVVESTSRPVLVKIAPDLSDEDIDAVADMAVEVGLAGIVATNTTISREGLCTPADEVAAMGAGGVSGPPVAARSLEVLKRLAARVGDELVLISVGGISTPEEAWERITAGASLLQGYTGMIYGGPDWIRDIHRGIALQLRNHGLRNISEAVGSGLGWID from the coding sequence ATGCAGTATTCCGCGCTCGACCGCGCTCGCCACGCCGCATATCAGGTTGCTCTTAAGGGAATGTTTCGGCTGAGCCCAGAGCGCATCCACGGCATTATCACCATGGGCCTTGCTGGCCTGCAGGCAGTTGGCCCCGCTAACCGGTTGTTGGCGAAGGTGCTGCCAGTCACTGATCCCATGCTGCAACAGGAAGTCTTCGGTGTTCGGTTCCCCCGCCCGTTGGGCCTTGCTGCTGGTTTCGACAAGAATGCCTCCTCCCCCGATGTGTGGGCTCCGATGGGCTTCGGCTACGCGGAGTTGGGCACTATTACGCCAAAGGCACAGCCAGGAAACCCGGCTCCCCGACTATTCCGACTCAAACCGGATAAGGCCATCCTCAACCGCATGGGCTTCAACAATGAGGGAGCGCTCCATGCCGCGCGTAACCTGCGCAAGCGCCGCTACAACGACGTCATCGGTATTAATATTGGCAAGAACAAAGTGACCACGCCTGAGCACGCTGTGGACGATTACCGCCAGTGCGCGTCGCTCCTCGGGGATCTGGTTGATTTTGTGGTGGTCAACGTCTCTTCCCCTAACACCCCTGGCTTGCGTGACTTGCAGGCGGTGGAGTCGTTGCGCCCGATTATGGAGGCAGTCGTGGAATCCACGTCCCGCCCTGTTTTGGTGAAGATTGCGCCGGATTTGTCGGACGAAGATATAGATGCAGTGGCTGATATGGCTGTCGAGGTGGGCCTTGCTGGCATCGTGGCGACCAACACGACGATTTCTCGTGAGGGCCTTTGCACACCGGCTGATGAAGTAGCGGCGATGGGCGCCGGCGGTGTGTCGGGGCCGCCAGTCGCTGCGCGTTCTCTAGAGGTGCTCAAGCGCCTCGCTGCCCGCGTGGGCGATGAGCTTGTTCTCATCTCCGTGGGCGGTATTTCCACCCCTGAAGAAGCCTGGGAGCGGATCACCGCTGGCGCTTCCTTGCTGCAAGGTTATACCGGCATGATTTACGGCGGCCCAGACTGGATTCGCGATATTCACCGTGGCATTGCGCTCCAGCTGCGCAACCACGGTCTACGGAATATTTCCGAGGCCGTGGGGTCCGGCTTGGGATGGATTGATTAA
- a CDS encoding DedA family protein — translation MDFLHNLTSYMDAATLLEAFGPWVVAGLAVVVFIESGVLFPFLPGDSLLVMAATLRHELHVSIWALLFVGMAAAILGDQVGFWIGHRFGRGLFKRDAKVLKLEYLHSAEDFFRKHGPLALVLGRFVPIVRTYIPVAAGTANMPYKNFVGWNVGGAVTWVVSMNLIGVFLGGIPGIADSIDKIMILIVVISVAPIVVKGLHSFLTGKKKATIIEDTTPRV, via the coding sequence GTGGACTTTCTACACAACCTAACGTCCTATATGGACGCGGCCACCTTGCTTGAGGCCTTCGGCCCCTGGGTAGTCGCCGGTCTGGCCGTCGTCGTCTTTATCGAATCTGGCGTACTGTTCCCATTCCTGCCCGGCGACTCTCTCCTTGTCATGGCCGCGACCTTGCGTCACGAATTGCATGTGTCTATTTGGGCCCTCCTTTTTGTCGGAATGGCTGCCGCAATTCTTGGTGACCAAGTGGGTTTTTGGATTGGGCACCGCTTCGGCCGCGGCCTCTTTAAGCGGGACGCAAAGGTACTCAAGTTGGAATACCTGCACTCAGCCGAGGATTTCTTCCGCAAGCATGGTCCTCTCGCGCTGGTCTTGGGCCGTTTCGTGCCCATCGTGCGCACCTACATCCCGGTTGCCGCTGGCACGGCCAACATGCCCTACAAGAACTTTGTGGGCTGGAATGTCGGCGGGGCAGTGACCTGGGTGGTATCCATGAACCTGATTGGAGTCTTCCTTGGCGGCATTCCTGGCATCGCTGATTCCATCGACAAAATCATGATTCTCATCGTGGTGATATCCGTAGCGCCGATTGTTGTCAAGGGCCTGCATAGCTTTCTCACTGGCAAGAAGAAGGCCACAATAATAGAAGACACGACTCCGCGAGTTTAA
- a CDS encoding YbhB/YbcL family Raf kinase inhibitor-like protein: MTSNTSDRTATTTPSYAADSRFPGPDPYAPLGEVAAFTVTSTDIEEGAEIAEKFRAPENVSPRLAWTDVPEGTKSFAVTCFDPDAPTGSGFWHWAVFNIPADVRELPTGAGSAEDLGLEGVVSLRGDSGQRVYYGPQPPAGHAPHRYLFAVHAVDVEKLDIDPDATPTVLGFNLFFHTLGRAVTWGWYEAH; the protein is encoded by the coding sequence ATGACTAGCAACACATCTGACAGGACTGCAACTACCACGCCGAGCTATGCTGCGGACTCTCGCTTCCCGGGGCCGGATCCTTACGCCCCGCTGGGGGAGGTAGCGGCGTTCACCGTGACCTCTACCGATATCGAAGAAGGCGCGGAGATCGCTGAGAAGTTCCGTGCGCCGGAGAATGTTTCCCCGCGGCTGGCGTGGACTGATGTACCCGAAGGGACGAAATCCTTTGCTGTGACGTGTTTCGACCCAGACGCACCGACGGGTTCCGGATTCTGGCACTGGGCTGTCTTCAATATCCCTGCGGATGTGCGTGAGCTCCCTACGGGGGCAGGATCCGCTGAGGACCTGGGACTTGAGGGCGTTGTCAGCCTGCGCGGTGACTCCGGCCAGCGTGTCTACTATGGCCCCCAACCGCCGGCTGGTCATGCCCCGCACCGCTACCTTTTCGCCGTCCATGCTGTGGACGTTGAAAAGCTCGATATTGACCCTGACGCCACGCCTACCGTGCTGGGTTTCAATCTTTTCTTCCACACGTTGGGCCGCGCGGTTACTTGGGGCTGGTACGAGGCTCACTAG
- a CDS encoding TVP38/TMEM64 family protein, whose product MDSRWIRNAGDFLRSLGSAARNSVRTWSWQRWLLVGVGCVALVAAAVLVDVPDIAALRQWSEHLGPWFVVAFTAAYVLFTQFPIPRTVWTVAAGLLFGPWLGLGVSLVALTISATLSLIVVRSLLGEWIRPHLSHPAVFTINTRLERRGWLAIASLRLVAGVPFCLVNYVAALTPIPVAHFALATLFGSIPTTAIGVFFGDALTGHADPLTIVALLVATALGVTGLVLDTRLPARPSMSAQVKRKE is encoded by the coding sequence ATGGACTCACGGTGGATTCGCAACGCAGGTGACTTCTTAAGATCACTAGGAAGTGCTGCGCGGAACAGCGTACGCACGTGGTCATGGCAGCGTTGGCTCCTCGTAGGTGTCGGCTGCGTAGCACTTGTTGCAGCGGCCGTGCTTGTCGACGTCCCCGATATCGCCGCCCTACGCCAGTGGTCGGAACATCTCGGCCCATGGTTTGTCGTGGCCTTCACCGCCGCTTACGTCCTCTTCACGCAATTCCCCATCCCGCGCACCGTGTGGACAGTTGCCGCTGGACTCCTCTTTGGTCCGTGGCTGGGACTTGGAGTGTCGCTCGTGGCCCTCACGATATCCGCTACTCTGTCACTTATCGTTGTTCGCAGTCTCCTGGGCGAGTGGATACGCCCTCACTTGAGCCACCCAGCGGTCTTCACGATCAATACCCGCCTGGAGCGACGTGGCTGGTTGGCCATTGCCTCGCTTCGCCTCGTCGCAGGAGTTCCCTTTTGCTTAGTAAATTATGTCGCGGCGCTTACTCCTATTCCCGTCGCACACTTTGCTCTTGCAACACTTTTTGGATCCATTCCTACTACGGCGATTGGGGTGTTTTTTGGTGATGCCCTGACAGGGCATGCTGATCCCCTAACGATTGTTGCGCTCTTGGTAGCTACTGCGCTGGGGGTGACTGGCTTGGTGCTCGACACGCGGCTACCAGCTCGCCCCTCCATGAGCGCTCAGGTCAAGCGCAAGGAGTAG